DNA sequence from the Halorussus limi genome:
TGTAGTGGAGCAACACGGGTACGACGAGAAGAGATGCTCCAGACAAACCGTACGCCATCCCGGCGGCTCCGAACCCGTAGGCGACGAACGCGATTTGGAGTGGGAGCGTGAGGTACGAACGGAGCGCATCAACCCACGTGGCCGCACCGATGAGTCCACGAGCCTGCACCAACTTTTCGAGTGGTTCGTACAGCGAAACTGACAGGAGGAGTACTGCGAATAGAATCGGGGCTTCCTGCAGACCCGTGTACGACCGGAGCCACCCGGAGAAGACGATAGTTCCTGGAAGGACGACTACGGTCCATCCTACGACAGCAAACAGGACCGAACCGAGGAGTTCGCGGTCGTGGCTGGACACCTCGGAGAAACGCTTCTTTGCAGCGATTCCCCATCCGTTTATCGGCCTGTCCGCCAGTTTCACGAGACCGAACAGGAGGTAGAATCCCCCGAACGAGGTCGGTCCGAGGATGCGCGCAAAAAGGATCGTTCCGACGAAGCCAGTCATCGCCATCGTGAACTTCGCCAAGGTTGCCTTGACGGTTTCCCCGCCAAGACTTACGTTGGATGCGTCGGACATATTACTCGATGTAGCCGAGTTCGCGGAGTCGTTCGGTCGGCATGTCGATGTCGTCAACGTCCCCGTCGGTCGCCGATAAGTGACGATCTATCCATGCAGGAACGTCGTAGACGCTTTCGGGGATTTCATCCGTGGTAGCGCTCGCGTACGCCCGCCACGAGTGAGTCGCGGGATCGGCGTCGGCGTCGGCATCAAGGAAGTTGACGGACATCCCGTGGTCGCTGAGTAGGAGGAGTTCGTCTTCCTCGCTGAGTTCCGTGACTAACTCCGCCACAAATGCACCCACACGGCGATAGACGCGCTCGAGCGACTCGGGATCGTCGGCGTAGGCGTGTCCGGCTGCGTCCAGCGTGTGGACGTGAACCCCGGCGAGTGAGACGTCGTGGTGGAGTATCTCCCGTGCCCAGCCGAACTGCTCGGCGCAGAGACAGAGGAGTTTCCGCTCGAACTCCTGCTTCGACATCCCCTCTGCAACCGCGTTCATCAGGTCCCACGCCTGCTGGAGGTCGCGCCCGTCGGTGACACCCGGCCAATTCCGGACGACCGCGTTGTCCCTGTCAAACGCGGTCTGGCGGTCGGTCCGGCCGATGGTCTCACGTTGGTTGGTCGTGTTCCGAATGAATCGACCGAGCGTTCCGCGCGTACTTTCGGAGAGTCGGCCCGTGAACTTCGAGGCGAACTCCAGCAACGGGTTCCCCCACTCGCTCGTCCCTGCTCCGGTCACGCCGTGTTCCTCGGGACCGACGCCGGTGGCGACGGTGGTCCACACCTCCGGAGTGTACGGGTCGTCCTTCGAGTAGGCGAACGTCTCGATGGGTCCCGACGATTCGAGGCGGAATTCATCGAGGTTGAAGTGTTCGACCAGTCCAGCGTCGAGCGCGTCGAGAGCGAGAACGACGACAGTCATGCGTATCCCAGGTCCTCCAAGTCCTCTTGAAGCGCGTCTTCTTTGACGACCCGGCCGGGCTCGAACCGCTCTAGTTCTCGTTCGAGAGCAGGGTCTTCGACCGACTCCGCACCGTCGAGGGTCGTCGTCGCTCCTCCGGTCGAGAAGTGTTCGGCGTTCATCGCCGCCTTCCGGTCGCCGTAGGTGGCGAACGCGACATCCCTGTCAAGTTCGCCGATTCCGTGTTCGACTCCCAACAACACCGAAGGAACGTCGACCAGTGAGACGACCTCACCCAGTTCCGGCGCGTTTCGCGTCCCGAAGGGAACGTGTAACAGTTCAGGTCGCATCTTTCCGGGATGGCCCCAGAGTCCGTCTTCGCCGAGCAGTTCACCGTGGTCGGCACAGAACACGACTCGCGCGTCGTCAGGCACGATCTCCCAAAGAGTCGTCAGCGCCGCGTCTAACTCTTTGATTTCGGTTCTGTAGAGTTCGCGAACTCGCTCCCTGTCGGCCTCGTCACCGCCGCCCGCGAGGACCTTGCGGGTGAGTGCTTGGGCTTGCGCCCGACTCAAGTCGGCCGTGTCGGGATCATAGGGATGGTGGGGTTCCATGAAGTGGAGCCAGCCAAACCACTCGCTCCGGCCGTCTATCTCCGAGCGGAACCGCTCAATTACGTCGTCGGCGGGTCGGAACGACTTCTCGACATCGCCGAACGCGCTTACCAGTTGCTGATAACGATTGAAGCCCCACGAAGCGACTCGGTACGGGACGGACCCACGCGTGAGAAATGCCGCCCCTTTGTCTTTGAGCGTATCGCCGCCGCCCGTCGGAGACTCGAACGCATCGAACCCCTCGGCGTACCCGTATCGCTCCGAGAGGAGGTGGTTCGTCGTCACGCCCACACTGTACTCGTCGAACCGGGTTGCGACGTTCGTCCCGCCAAGGCCGGACCCGTCCGGGTACTCACCGCCGATGATTCCAGGAAAGCTCCCGATAGTCGCCGTACTGGGAGCGAACGCCCGGTCGTGTGTAGTCTGGAGGAACGATTGAGTCTCCGGCATGTGCCGGAAGTGGTCGTACCGAAGAGAGTCGACAGTGACCAGAAGTGTTTTCATTGGTATCTCCTATTCAGCTATGAGGATTTGAAGGTGACTCTTCTCTTCCGGGCTACAGACACCTGCAATTCCCGAGCGGTTCTCGTGTCAGCCGAATCGCTATTCGACGTTTTACTCGAGTAACGTACAGCGCGACGAGGATCACGGGCGCATAACCGGATTCTCCAACCGGTGTTGCCCCCGGTTGAGTCACGCCGTGTTCTTTTCGACGGACGCCGGTCGTCACTGGTGGCCCCACTTCGGGCGTGACGAGTCCGTCTATCCACGACGTGACCGTCTCGATTCAGTCGTGGTTGGCGAAAAGATATTCTCGCAGTTCCACTGACGGGGGAATCAGTAATCGGCGGCGGCGAGAGCGATGACCGCGGGCGTTCGCACAGAAAACGGTTCAAGCGTATCCCAAGTCTTCTAACTGTTCCATCACGGCGTCGTCAAGTTCGTCGTCCTCTGCGACACGCCGTTTGTCGAGTTCAGCAATTCGCTCAGCGAGGTGAACTTCCGGGTCCTTGAAGGGAGAATCGCCGATCTCTGAGAACCCGTCGAAATCCTCGTACCCGTAGTACTCACCGTAGACGAGGCCGTTGAGTTCGTCGTTGAGGTGTTCGTAATCGGTGATGTCGTTGTTCTCCAGTACCTGGAAGTAGCGGTCCGAGAGGCCGTGATACTCAGTGAGGAACTCGCCGTCTTCGACGGGTTCCAGGAGGTCCCTACCCCGCGAATCGTCGGCGTCGATTCCAGCGAGCGAGAGAATCGTCCGGTGAACGTCGAGCAGACTCACCGACTGTTCTCGGGTGCCGGCGGTGAGATTCTCGGCGTCGGTGACGCCGTCCCGGGCGTAGATCGACAGTGGGACGTGCGTGAGTTCGGGCGGGATACCCCAGACGTGTTCCCACGCACCGTACTCGCCGAGGAGTTCACCGTGGTCCGACACGGTGACTATCACGTCGAAGTCCTCACGGAGTTCCGCGAACATCTTCCGGTACATGTCGGAAAGGTAACTTACGCTGTCGCGGTAGGCCTGCCTGACTCGCTCGGGGTCGACGTCCGTGTCCGCGAAGGACGCCTGTAATCCCTTGATTTCGGGCGGCTCGACGGTTTGATACTCCTCCGGAGGATCATACGGTGAGTGGGCCTCCATCAGATTCACGAACAGGAACTCCCGGTCGCCGAATTCGGCGTTCCGAATCATATCGAGCGCGGCGGTCGCGCCGTCGTCTCTGGTCTCGTGTCCGTACCCCCAATCCCGCATCTTCATCTGGACGCCGTGCTTGAGCGAGGGAATGGTGTCACAGTCGCCGGTGAGGCATCGCCAGAGACCGAGTAGATACCGTTTCGGGCCCATATCTCGGGAATCGACGATGAACTCCTCCCAATCGAAGACGGTCTCTTCGAGCGCTCGGAGCCGCCAGCTTCCCTCGAACTGCTCGAACCCGCGATCGTACCCGAACTGATGGGAGATGTTTACGTTGCCGCTGAAGGCTCGCGTAGTGTATCCTGCCTCGCGGAGTTGCTCGGCCAGCACTGGTCGCTCACAGTCGAGGCTCTCGGCACCCATGTATGCGCCGACTTCGCTGGCGTAGCGGCCGGTGAACAGGGATGCGTGGGCGGGAACCGTCCAGTGGCTAGTCGACCAAGCGTTCTCGTATTGAACACCTGGGAGCCAATCGAACTGCCTGTCGAAGGCGTCTTTCCGTAATGTGTCGAGGACTACCAGCGCGACGTTCATTGGTTGTCTGGGCTCACGTTCGCTCGGAGTTAAATGTATTCCGTCCTCTACGCAGTAGTGCCGGTCAATTCCAGGTCCGGCATACAGTACGCACGACTGAGCAGAGGCCGTTCCGACGCGGAAAGAGTTTATCACGTCACTCCGAACAATCTCCCAACAATGGTCGATACGCTGTTGGTCGCCCCACCGTCCGACGCCGGGGGTATCGGAAAGTACGCCGACACGCTCTCGAAAGCGCTCTCGGATCAGTCGGTGAACGTTGAGCGACTCAACCTCGAAGAGGGGGCCGGTCCGATTCGACACGTTCGGACGGCCGTGCGCGCGGGTTGTGCGTCCGTCGACGTAATTCACCTCCAGTTCGAGTACGCCTTTTTCACCCCCAGAATCCTGTTCGCATGGGTGTTCTTCCCTATCCTGTTCGTCCTCACCCGACTCCGAGGCGTTCCAGTCGTCGTTACCATGCACGAAGCGTGGCGCCCCGACATCGTGGAACCGCCGGTTGTCGGCCCGAAGCGGGCCTATGTCCGTCTCACGCATCGACTCCTCGCAACGACAACCGACCAGTTGCTCTTTCTCTCGGAGAACGCAGTCGAAGCGTTCGAGGACAGTGTGCCGGGAGTTCGCGCGCGAACGCTTCCCCACGGCGTCGACGTGCGCGGAACCCGAGACGTAGCTCCCGCGGAGGCGAAACGGCGGTTCGACATCGACTCTGATGCGACGGTCGTCTCCCAAATAGGCTACGTAGCCCCCCGGAAGAACACCGACGTGATGCTCGAACTGGCCGATTCGTTCCCGGAATACGAGTTTCTCGTCGCCGGCGGCCCTCGCAGAGACGACGAGCGCGAATACTTCCAATCAATTCGCTCGAACGCACCCTCGAACTTGACTATCACGGGCGTCCTCCCCGACGAGGACTTCCACGCAGCGTTCGCCGCGACCGACCTCGCGGTGCTGTCCTACTCCGACATTCGACAGAGCGGTATCCTCAACTGGTGTTTCGCGTACCGAGTTCCGATGCTCTGTCGACGGATTCCTTACTTCGAGCGAATCGCCTCCAAATGGGGCGGTATTGCGCTGTACGAGCCAGACGACGACCTCGGGGACAGACTCCGAGAAGCCGTCTCCGACCTCGAAACCTTGGAACGCGAGATGGATTCCTTCCGCGAGGCAAACTCCTTCGAAGCCGTCGCCGGCGAGCACGTCAAACTGTACCGAGAACTGTGAGTGGCGGAGTTAAAGCGTCCTCGGAGCCGACAGCGCAGTCTTTATTCGTCCGTGTTCCGACTTCTCTCAGTAATGACTTTGGCTGACTGGACACGGGGAACTCTCCACGACATCCGACAGAATGGGGTCAGACGAGGCTCGAAGGACGCGGCCCACGAGCTGTGGCTCGGAGCGCTCCGGCGACTCGGTCGTCTCGGCTATCGGTCGGGATACTCCACGTACGAACGCGAGTGGGACGTTCTCGTGATTCTCGATGCCTGTCGCGTGGACCTGCTTCGGGAAGTCGCCGACGAATACTCGTTCATCGGAGACGTTGAGACTCACCCCTCGCCAGCCAGTATGTCTCGGACGTGGATGAACCGGACCTTCACACCGGAGTATTCCGAACAGATACGTTCAACCGCCTACGTCACCGGAAATCCGTACTCCGCCGATGCGATAGACGCCGGTGACTTCGAGACGGTAGACGAGGTGTGGCGGTATGCGTGGGACGACGAGGCAGGGACGATTCTCCCGCGA
Encoded proteins:
- a CDS encoding sulfatase-like hydrolase/transferase, whose amino-acid sequence is MKTLLVTVDSLRYDHFRHMPETQSFLQTTHDRAFAPSTATIGSFPGIIGGEYPDGSGLGGTNVATRFDEYSVGVTTNHLLSERYGYAEGFDAFESPTGGGDTLKDKGAAFLTRGSVPYRVASWGFNRYQQLVSAFGDVEKSFRPADDVIERFRSEIDGRSEWFGWLHFMEPHHPYDPDTADLSRAQAQALTRKVLAGGGDEADRERVRELYRTEIKELDAALTTLWEIVPDDARVVFCADHGELLGEDGLWGHPGKMRPELLHVPFGTRNAPELGEVVSLVDVPSVLLGVEHGIGELDRDVAFATYGDRKAAMNAEHFSTGGATTTLDGAESVEDPALERELERFEPGRVVKEDALQEDLEDLGYA
- a CDS encoding sulfatase-like hydrolase/transferase; its protein translation is MNVALVVLDTLRKDAFDRQFDWLPGVQYENAWSTSHWTVPAHASLFTGRYASEVGAYMGAESLDCERPVLAEQLREAGYTTRAFSGNVNISHQFGYDRGFEQFEGSWRLRALEETVFDWEEFIVDSRDMGPKRYLLGLWRCLTGDCDTIPSLKHGVQMKMRDWGYGHETRDDGATAALDMIRNAEFGDREFLFVNLMEAHSPYDPPEEYQTVEPPEIKGLQASFADTDVDPERVRQAYRDSVSYLSDMYRKMFAELREDFDVIVTVSDHGELLGEYGAWEHVWGIPPELTHVPLSIYARDGVTDAENLTAGTREQSVSLLDVHRTILSLAGIDADDSRGRDLLEPVEDGEFLTEYHGLSDRYFQVLENNDITDYEHLNDELNGLVYGEYYGYEDFDGFSEIGDSPFKDPEVHLAERIAELDKRRVAEDDELDDAVMEQLEDLGYA
- a CDS encoding alkaline phosphatase family protein — its product is MTVVVLALDALDAGLVEHFNLDEFRLESSGPIETFAYSKDDPYTPEVWTTVATGVGPEEHGVTGAGTSEWGNPLLEFASKFTGRLSESTRGTLGRFIRNTTNQRETIGRTDRQTAFDRDNAVVRNWPGVTDGRDLQQAWDLMNAVAEGMSKQEFERKLLCLCAEQFGWAREILHHDVSLAGVHVHTLDAAGHAYADDPESLERVYRRVGAFVAELVTELSEEDELLLLSDHGMSVNFLDADADADPATHSWRAYASATTDEIPESVYDVPAWIDRHLSATDGDVDDIDMPTERLRELGYIE